In Leptotrichia sp. oral taxon 221, the DNA window GCAATTGTCCAAGTCAATGAACCATTGTGATCATTGTAAGGCGATACTGTCTTGAATAATCCAGCTTTTATCATAGTTTGAGTTTCTTTCGATTTACCTAAATCTTTGAATTCAAATCTATTTGTTACAGCTCCTGCATACCATCCTGATTTACGTCCAAGTTTAACAGTTTCATTTTCATGAACATAAGCCACTCCGTAAGCATTATCTGTATAATCAACTACGCCAGCTGTATCAGTATTGTATTCTCCTCTATGACCAAACATTTTAATCTTGTTATTATCTTTAGTAGGATTTCTCCATTCATCTTGCAAGTAATTAAATTCTTGACTCAAAATATCTCCAGTTTCTTTGGTTCTTTGTTGGATATTTGAGTATTGGTGACCTTTCATTTCGTCGATTGCTTGAGCTAAAATGTGTCCTTCTCCACCGTTTAAGCTATTAATCTTATCAAAGATAGCTTTTTCTCTAGTTCCAACTCCTTCTTGTCCATATTTTTGTTCAAGACTTGCCAAGAAGTTATATGTTTGTGTATCTCCTTTTTTCGCAAATAATGTATAAGGAATTTTAACTAAGTAAACTTTATCAAGAAGTCCAGTCGCTGCATTCTTAGTAGGCTGTGCCATCCAAGTTAATGAAGCAGATGTTACATTTAATGTAGTTCCTGCTGTTACAACTCCACTTAACGCATCATTGTAAGGTTTCAAGATATTATCTCCAACTTCAATTGCTCTAGCAGTAGTATATCTAGACGCTTCTGTTCCAAAGAATAAGTTAACGTCTGTCAATCCTGTTAAATTACTCAATCCTTGGATTGGATTAGTGTAATTAACTCCTGAAGTATCTACATACATTCCCATACTTGTAGCTTCTGAAGCTGATGGGAAGTTCAATAAATTACTTGTAGCAAGGTTTATTGAAGTAATTCCTGAAGGTGATGTTACAATAGCTGTAGTTGGTGCTGGTGCTGCAACATCTGTATCAACTTTAAATATTGGGATAACATTACCTTGTGCGTCAGTTACTGTAGGCGGTGTCATTCTAGGCGGAACTTTAATTGTGATTCCTCCCATTTCTTTCATGTCATCAGCTGTTACTACTTTCATTCTAGGTGTTGAAGTTCCTGTTTGACTAACTCCTGTTATTGGATTTACTCCTGTTGCAGTATCATCAACATTTGCTACAGATTGAGTATCAGTCCAAACACCTGCACTCTTAGGATCTGATGCTGCGATATTTATTGTACCGTAGTTTTTAACGTAACTTCCATTAGCTACATAAATACCTTTTACTGATGTAAGACCACTAGCTGTTGTTTGAATAGTTCCCCAGTTTTCTCCAGTTGCTCCTCTATCAATATACATTCCAATTGTATTGCTTCCAGAAAGATTAATAGTATCATAGTTAATTGCTTTAGAACCCGATCCTACTGCATACATACCCATTGTATTTGGTTGACTTACTTCAATAGTTCCTCTATTTATTACAGTTCCTTGATTAAATGTTTGACCATGTGTTGGTGAACCTGGAGTATCATCATAATATCCAGTCGCCATACCTACACCATATTCTTTAGCTGCTGTATTAGAAGCCCCTACTTTAATATTTGCATAGTTAGTTGCAATTCCACCAGTTGAGTAAATTCCTACGTTTCCGTTACCAGTTGAGAAGTTAATATTTCCTCGATTTTCTATTGTTCCATTTCCGTATAATCCGTAGTTTCTATCTCCAGTTGATGTTAATGGTGTATAGTTAAATACATGACCTGTACTGTCATTTTGATAAATATAAACTGCATCAGTTCCTAATGTTACTGGGTTTGTTGTGTTAGATGTTACAGTATTTCCTGATCCAACATTTACAATTCCAAACGAATTATCTCCAATAGTCATACTAGAACCTGCATTTGCATTAATATTTTGTCCAGAACCAACTGCATAAACACCTACAGCTTGATTTTTACCTACTGTAATTGTAGATCCTGAATTTAAGTCAACTGTTGTTAATGGTGTTCCTTGAGTATAAATTGCAACTCCATTATCTCCAGCTTTTATGTCTTTATTATTATTAACATTGTATCCGTAAATACCAATTGCATTATCTCCAACAGTAACCTTGTCATTATTAGTTATTTTATTATTAGATTTTGCATAAATACCAACATTTGCATCTGTTTGTGATGCCGCATTTCCTAATGTAATAGTTTTATTATTAACTATATCTGCTCCATCTGATACAATACCAAATTCAAGTGCTGTCGATGAACCAGTAATATTTCCATTATTTGTAAGAGTATTTCCTGATCCAGCTGTCGTATAAACTCCAACCATTCCACCTGTTGTATTTGTAGCGTTTGTAAGTTTTACATCTGCATTGTTAGTATGTGTTGCTGCTCCAATTTGATCGTAAACGATACCCATTCCTGTTCCTGTTGTACTTCCGTTGTATTTGTATTCAAGAGTTCCTGTTACGTTTGTGTTTCCTGAGGCGAAGATTCCGATTCCTTTTTCAGGTGTTTCAATTATGTAATTTCCTACTAAATTAATATCAGAATTTTGTGCATAGATACCTTTTCCGTTTACTCCTGTTATGATGTCAGAACCTGTTCCTATTGCAGTTACTGTAATTGTACCACCTTCATTAGAAGTTGCTCCATGATCAACACCTGCTACGTGAGCTCCATTTTGAGTTTGTCCAGTTTCAACAGGACTTGCCATAACTGCAATTCCCACACCATCTGTTCCTACTGTTAATTGAGCATCATTCTTTACTACTACTTTTGCTCTTGCTGCTCTAGTGTTGTTGTCAGCATAAATTCCTATTGGGCTAGAACCTGCCACATTTAATGTACCATGATTATCAATTTCTATTGTATTTGAAGTTAAAGGTGATTGTACATCCGTTCCGTAATTTTGTTTTACATTTTTATCTGTTCCTCTTGCTGCAATTCCTGCTCCTGAACCTGTTACATTTATAGTTCCATAATTTTCAAGTTTACTTCCATTAGTTCCATAAATTCCTGCACCATTATCAATTGTTACTGAAGCTGCTGAACCAGCTGCAGTTCCATTTTTAATTGTTCCATAACTTACGTTCATTCCTGCGATACCATTTGCAGCTGTACCACCTGTTACATTTATAGTTCCTTCATTTACAAATCCTGAAGTTGTATTTGAAGGTGTTACTCCTATTGGAAGTTGTGTACTTGGAAGATTTCCCATTGAAAGTCCTTGTCCTTTAATACTTGTTGCTGACACATTTCCTGTAACAGTTGTTGAATTATTGATTGTTACAACTTCATTTGCCATTGTAATTCCATTATACTTGTCTGATAAACTATCTAATGTTACAGTTGGTGCAGTAACATTTAATGTCCCATTAGTTAATATAGTTTTATAGGTATGACCATTTAAATGTATTCCACCTCCTGATACTCCACCATTATTAAATTTAGCAATTCCAGGTAAAGCATTTTGGAATGTCAAGGATGCATCACTACTGCTATCCCAATTCAAACTTTTTCCACTAAAAGAACCTATTGTAACATTGTCGCTTTTTAGTTCAACTTTTACATTTTGTAATCCTTGATATTTCTCAGATCCTCCTACATTTGAAGAATAATCTGAATCTTCGCCTGTTATAAGTACTCCATCATACATATCAATTGTTGTATCCCCATTGAACTTAATCTTACCATTAGTCTCTGCATAAAAAGGTGTAACATTTTCATGGTCATTAACAGATGTCCCTAATGTTCCATTATTTTTATTTGTTATTGTCCCACCTGAATAATTTATTACTCCTTTATTTTTAGTTACTAACGCTCCTTTAGTTCCTGTATCTATATTTGTTGTACCATTCAAATTTACTACAGCATTTTCTCCATCAGCATATCCACCTAAACCATAAATTTGAGTTGTTGTACCTGTTGTTCCTAAATTTACTGTTGTTGTAGAAGTATTTCCTGTACTATTAGTTGCATATCCTCCTATATTATGATACTTGTATGCAAGTGTTGCTTGATCAGTTGTTGCCGAATCACTTTTTGCAGTTATATCTCCTAAATTAGCATTAACAGTTCCACCATCTTTAGCATATCCTATTATTGATCCATAACCATGAGCTGTTGTTTTTCCTTTTGCATTAACAATACCATCATCTAATGCAGCATAAGCTATCGCATAAGACTCTGAGCCACCATCATTTGTAAAATCATGATATTTCCCTGATAATTCTACATCAGTTCCTATATTAATCACACTTTTTTCATTTTTTAAAGCTCCTGTTGTTGTTGAACTCATTGAAGTCATATTTCCAGTAGAATCGCTCCATTTTCCTTGAGCTAGAGCTATTATTGTACCTGTAGCCGCTTCATTAGAATTTGTTTCAGAAGCTACCGGAACAGTTGTTGTTGATGTAGAACTTACTTTTCCATAGTCAGTTAAAACATTTTGGGTAATTGTTATATTTTTTTGTTCATTTCCGCTCTCCAGTACATCAAGTTGCGTCCCATTTTTTGAAACCAACATTACACCTTCTTTAGAATATTTACCAAATGTAAAATTTGCTCCATTTAATTGAAGAGAATGAATAATATCTTTTGAAAAATCATTTCCATTTGTTGAACCTGATGTTGCTCCCAAATCATTTGGTGCACTTATTCCACTTCTTTGACCTGAAGCTGCTAATACTCCAACATTTTTTTCAACCCAATGATTATTTCCAGTATTTCCTTGTGTTGTTTGTGTACTTTGTGTTGGATCAATTTGTAAATTTTGACCAATTACTGCTCCAGCATTTATTTCACCTTGATAAATTCCAATAACAGATTTATTCCAATTTGCACGACTTCCACCAGAATAAGGAGTAGTATTTGTCTGAACATGATCACTAAAGAATAATCCTATATTTTCATCTCCTGTCATTCTTATCTTTGAAGCATCAAAATTCATATATGGCTTCCAATTTGCTTCACCACTACCCGTTCCATTTGAAGAAGCTTGTGCTCCTATAGTGGTACCAGTAGTACTTCCCAACATTTTTCCGTAATTTGCTTGATATCCTAATCCTGAATAAAATGTATTTCCAGAACCTTCTAAATTATAAATTCCATGATTAGTATCAATTACAAAAGAACCAGCATTTCCTATTACTGAATAAACAATATTTTTTTTCGTTGTTAAATCTGCATTTACTGATCCAAAAAATTTTCCTCTATTTCTGTTTGAAAATCCACCTAATGTAGTTTCGTAAGGAGAAGGATATACATTAAAAATAACATTTTCACTTGCTATACCTGTACCATCATCTTTTATCTTTACATCTACATTATTAAAAGTCCAATTATGCATTTGCCAAGTTTCTAATGAAAATGCATTTGCCTTCCCGTGTAAATCTACTTCTATATTTTCCAACGAAGTTTTTCCAAATAAATGAAACGCTATTTGTCCCTCATGTTTTTTATTGTCTATTTGTTGAGTTACTGCTACACCATCATATACGGTATTATCACCATACATTCCAGATTT includes these proteins:
- a CDS encoding autotransporter-associated N-terminal domain-containing protein; the protein is MTNDLRKLSKDLKAFAKRCKDFKYTEQMLFVFLLCGILGFSDVTPTDKAIQTKRQEISTSIGDMRQEFKKVKSENDKLVKNYNLELIQLMEQGDQAVKSPWSNWQYGMNFFYNDWQGKYKGRGDKTENIKYKRDASSKFGTFDGGKYGTTALNNKVIEPISAVPVDAAVKPKDIQKTALNINLPKIGAPTTPNLNISVRAPKEIAIVKPELPEINPELPRPNTTPFSDFTFNDGFWNRGNLNDTGKTFWAGYKPGTGYTQGFGNSTGVNVTNQRPGVLIYIGNGTNKYGDNAFGKIYVHAAGNIGNAGKSGMYGDNTVYDGVAVTQQIDNKKHEGQIAFHLFGKTSLENIEVDLHGKANAFSLETWQMHNWTFNNVDVKIKDDGTGIASENVIFNVYPSPYETTLGGFSNRNRGKFFGSVNADLTTKKNIVYSVIGNAGSFVIDTNHGIYNLEGSGNTFYSGLGYQANYGKMLGSTTGTTIGAQASSNGTGSGEANWKPYMNFDASKIRMTGDENIGLFFSDHVQTNTTPYSGGSRANWNKSVIGIYQGEINAGAVIGQNLQIDPTQSTQTTQGNTGNNHWVEKNVGVLAASGQRSGISAPNDLGATSGSTNGNDFSKDIIHSLQLNGANFTFGKYSKEGVMLVSKNGTQLDVLESGNEQKNITITQNVLTDYGKVSSTSTTTVPVASETNSNEAATGTIIALAQGKWSDSTGNMTSMSSTTTGALKNEKSVINIGTDVELSGKYHDFTNDGGSESYAIAYAALDDGIVNAKGKTTAHGYGSIIGYAKDGGTVNANLGDITAKSDSATTDQATLAYKYHNIGGYATNSTGNTSTTTVNLGTTGTTTQIYGLGGYADGENAVVNLNGTTNIDTGTKGALVTKNKGVINYSGGTITNKNNGTLGTSVNDHENVTPFYAETNGKIKFNGDTTIDMYDGVLITGEDSDYSSNVGGSEKYQGLQNVKVELKSDNVTIGSFSGKSLNWDSSSDASLTFQNALPGIAKFNNGGVSGGGIHLNGHTYKTILTNGTLNVTAPTVTLDSLSDKYNGITMANEVVTINNSTTVTGNVSATSIKGQGLSMGNLPSTQLPIGVTPSNTTSGFVNEGTINVTGGTAANGIAGMNVSYGTIKNGTAAGSAASVTIDNGAGIYGTNGSKLENYGTINVTGSGAGIAARGTDKNVKQNYGTDVQSPLTSNTIEIDNHGTLNVAGSSPIGIYADNNTRAARAKVVVKNDAQLTVGTDGVGIAVMASPVETGQTQNGAHVAGVDHGATSNEGGTITVTAIGTGSDIITGVNGKGIYAQNSDINLVGNYIIETPEKGIGIFASGNTNVTGTLEYKYNGSTTGTGMGIVYDQIGAATHTNNADVKLTNATNTTGGMVGVYTTAGSGNTLTNNGNITGSSTALEFGIVSDGADIVNNKTITLGNAASQTDANVGIYAKSNNKITNNDKVTVGDNAIGIYGYNVNNNKDIKAGDNGVAIYTQGTPLTTVDLNSGSTITVGKNQAVGVYAVGSGQNINANAGSSMTIGDNSFGIVNVGSGNTVTSNTTNPVTLGTDAVYIYQNDSTGHVFNYTPLTSTGDRNYGLYGNGTIENRGNINFSTGNGNVGIYSTGGIATNYANIKVGASNTAAKEYGVGMATGYYDDTPGSPTHGQTFNQGTVINRGTIEVSQPNTMGMYAVGSGSKAINYDTINLSGSNTIGMYIDRGATGENWGTIQTTASGLTSVKGIYVANGSYVKNYGTINIAASDPKSAGVWTDTQSVANVDDTATGVNPITGVSQTGTSTPRMKVVTADDMKEMGGITIKVPPRMTPPTVTDAQGNVIPIFKVDTDVAAPAPTTAIVTSPSGITSINLATSNLLNFPSASEATSMGMYVDTSGVNYTNPIQGLSNLTGLTDVNLFFGTEASRYTTARAIEVGDNILKPYNDALSGVVTAGTTLNVTSASLTWMAQPTKNAATGLLDKVYLVKIPYTLFAKKGDTQTYNFLASLEQKYGQEGVGTREKAIFDKINSLNGGEGHILAQAIDEMKGHQYSNIQQRTKETGDILSQEFNYLQDEWRNPTKDNNKIKMFGHRGEYNTDTAGVVDYTDNAYGVAYVHENETVKLGRKSGWYAGAVTNRFEFKDLGKSKETQTMIKAGLFKTVSPYNDHNGSLTWTIAGEAFAGVNNMTRRYWIVDDTFEAKSDYTTYGVALKNEIGKDFRTSERTSIRPYGALNLEYGRYSNIKEDGPMALEVKGNDYFSVQPELGVAFNYIQPVGVKSHFKASLTAAYTNELGEVNDVRNKARLKGTTADYYELRGDKEDRKGNGKFDLNIGFDNTRFGVTVNAGYDTKGENIRGGIGFRAIY